The following are from one region of the Populus trichocarpa isolate Nisqually-1 chromosome 8, P.trichocarpa_v4.1, whole genome shotgun sequence genome:
- the LOC7485919 gene encoding ACT domain-containing protein ACR4 isoform X2, whose protein sequence is MSFSNDLDDEYEKLFRRLNPPRVVIDNEACKNATVIRVDSANKHGKLLEVVQVLTDLNLIITKAYVSSDGGWFMDVFNVTDQDGNKVTDEAILDYITKSLGTESCFTSSMGSFGVKQSIDHTAIELTGSDRPGLLSEVSAVLAHLKCNVLNAEVWTHNMRAAAVMQVTDDETGSAITDPEKLSRVKELLCNVLKGSNKYRGARTVVSHGVTHTERRLHQMMFADRDYERANNDVLDEKQRPNVSVVNWYEKDYSVITIRSKDRPKLLFDTVCTLTDMEYVVFHANIDAEGPEAHQEYYIKHVDGSPVKSEAERQRIIQCLEAAIERRVSEGLKLELCTKDRIGLLSDVTRIFRENSLTVTRAEVTTRAGKAVNTFYVSDASGYPVDAKTIDSIRQATGQTILKVKGSPEELKPVSQESPTRFLFGGLFKSRSFVNFGLVKSYS, encoded by the exons ATGAGCTTTTCAAATGATCTGGATGATGAATATGAGAAGCTCTTTAGGAGATTGAATCCACCGAG GGTTGTGATTGATAATGAAGCTTGCAAGAATGCTACTGTTATAAGG GTTGACAGTGCTAACAAACATGGAAAACTTCTTGAAGTTGTTCAAGTCCTCACTGATCTAAACCTTATCATAACCAAAGCTTACGTATCCTCTGATGGTGGATGGTTCATGGATg TTTTTAATGTTACGGATCAAGATGGAAACAAGGTTACCGATGAAGCAATTCTAGATTATATTACAAAG TCGTTAGGGACAGAATCTTGCTTTACATCTTCCATGGGATCTTTTGGGGTTAAACAATCTATAGATCACACTGCAATTGAGTTAACAGGAAGTGACAGACCAGGGCTGCTATCTGAAGTGAGTGCTGTCCTCGCCCATTTAAAATGCAATGTATTGAATGCAGAGGTCTGGACACACAATATGCGGGCAGCAGCCGTGATGCAAGTAACTGATGATGAAACCGGGTCAGCAATTACTGACCCAGAGAAGCTATCGAGGGTCAAGGAACTTCTTTGTAATGTACTGAAGGGCAGTAACAAATATAGGGGAGCTAGGACTGTCGTGTCTCATGGGGTCACCCATACTGAGAGAAGGCTTCACCAAATGATGTTTGCTGATAGGGATTATGAACGAGCTAACAATGATGTATTGGATGAGAAGCAAAGACCTAATGTGAGTGTGGTGAATTGGTATGAGAAGGACTACTCAGTGATAACTATAAGAAGTAAAGATAGACCAAAGCTTCTCTTCGATACGGTTTGCACATTGACAGACATGGAGTATGTAGTTTTTCATGCTAATATAGATGCCGAGGGTCCAGAAGCTCATCAG GAATATTATATCAAGCATGTTGATGGTTCCCCTGTAAAATCAGAGGCAGAGAGACAAAGAATTATACAATGTCTTGAAGCAGCTATTGAAAGAAGAGTATCTGAG GGCTTGAAGCTAGAGTTATGCACTAAGGACAGAATTGGGCTGCTATCTGATGTTACTCGTATCTTTCGTGAAAATAGCCTTACTGTCACCAGAGCAGAAGTTACAACAAGAGCAGGCAAAGCTGTTAATACATTTTATGTTAGTGATGCATCAGGGTATCCTGTTGATGCTAAAACCATAGATTCCATCCGGCAAGCAACTGGCCAGACCATACTGAAGGTGAAAGGCAGTCCTGAAGAGTTAAAACCGGTCTCTCAGGAATCACCCACAAGGTTTCTCTTTGGAGGTCTCTTCAAATCGAGATCTTTTGTCAACTTTGGATTGGTTAAGTCGTATTCTTGA
- the LOC7485919 gene encoding ACT domain-containing protein ACR4 isoform X1: MLEVNMSFSNDLDDEYEKLFRRLNPPRVVIDNEACKNATVIRVDSANKHGKLLEVVQVLTDLNLIITKAYVSSDGGWFMDVFNVTDQDGNKVTDEAILDYITKSLGTESCFTSSMGSFGVKQSIDHTAIELTGSDRPGLLSEVSAVLAHLKCNVLNAEVWTHNMRAAAVMQVTDDETGSAITDPEKLSRVKELLCNVLKGSNKYRGARTVVSHGVTHTERRLHQMMFADRDYERANNDVLDEKQRPNVSVVNWYEKDYSVITIRSKDRPKLLFDTVCTLTDMEYVVFHANIDAEGPEAHQEYYIKHVDGSPVKSEAERQRIIQCLEAAIERRVSEGLKLELCTKDRIGLLSDVTRIFRENSLTVTRAEVTTRAGKAVNTFYVSDASGYPVDAKTIDSIRQATGQTILKVKGSPEELKPVSQESPTRFLFGGLFKSRSFVNFGLVKSYS; the protein is encoded by the exons ATGCTGG AGGTCAACATGAGCTTTTCAAATGATCTGGATGATGAATATGAGAAGCTCTTTAGGAGATTGAATCCACCGAG GGTTGTGATTGATAATGAAGCTTGCAAGAATGCTACTGTTATAAGG GTTGACAGTGCTAACAAACATGGAAAACTTCTTGAAGTTGTTCAAGTCCTCACTGATCTAAACCTTATCATAACCAAAGCTTACGTATCCTCTGATGGTGGATGGTTCATGGATg TTTTTAATGTTACGGATCAAGATGGAAACAAGGTTACCGATGAAGCAATTCTAGATTATATTACAAAG TCGTTAGGGACAGAATCTTGCTTTACATCTTCCATGGGATCTTTTGGGGTTAAACAATCTATAGATCACACTGCAATTGAGTTAACAGGAAGTGACAGACCAGGGCTGCTATCTGAAGTGAGTGCTGTCCTCGCCCATTTAAAATGCAATGTATTGAATGCAGAGGTCTGGACACACAATATGCGGGCAGCAGCCGTGATGCAAGTAACTGATGATGAAACCGGGTCAGCAATTACTGACCCAGAGAAGCTATCGAGGGTCAAGGAACTTCTTTGTAATGTACTGAAGGGCAGTAACAAATATAGGGGAGCTAGGACTGTCGTGTCTCATGGGGTCACCCATACTGAGAGAAGGCTTCACCAAATGATGTTTGCTGATAGGGATTATGAACGAGCTAACAATGATGTATTGGATGAGAAGCAAAGACCTAATGTGAGTGTGGTGAATTGGTATGAGAAGGACTACTCAGTGATAACTATAAGAAGTAAAGATAGACCAAAGCTTCTCTTCGATACGGTTTGCACATTGACAGACATGGAGTATGTAGTTTTTCATGCTAATATAGATGCCGAGGGTCCAGAAGCTCATCAG GAATATTATATCAAGCATGTTGATGGTTCCCCTGTAAAATCAGAGGCAGAGAGACAAAGAATTATACAATGTCTTGAAGCAGCTATTGAAAGAAGAGTATCTGAG GGCTTGAAGCTAGAGTTATGCACTAAGGACAGAATTGGGCTGCTATCTGATGTTACTCGTATCTTTCGTGAAAATAGCCTTACTGTCACCAGAGCAGAAGTTACAACAAGAGCAGGCAAAGCTGTTAATACATTTTATGTTAGTGATGCATCAGGGTATCCTGTTGATGCTAAAACCATAGATTCCATCCGGCAAGCAACTGGCCAGACCATACTGAAGGTGAAAGGCAGTCCTGAAGAGTTAAAACCGGTCTCTCAGGAATCACCCACAAGGTTTCTCTTTGGAGGTCTCTTCAAATCGAGATCTTTTGTCAACTTTGGATTGGTTAAGTCGTATTCTTGA